A stretch of the Orcinus orca chromosome 1, mOrcOrc1.1, whole genome shotgun sequence genome encodes the following:
- the LOC101282952 gene encoding histone H2A type 2-C: MSGRGKQGGKARAKAKSRSSRAGLQFPVGRVHRLLRKGNYAERVGAGAPVYMAAVLEYLTAEILELAGNAARDNKKTRIIPRHLQLAIRNDEELNKLLGKVTIAQGGVLPNIQAVLLPKKTESHKAKSK, from the coding sequence ATGTCTGGCCGCGGAAAGCAAGGAGGCAAGGCCCGCGCCAAGGCCAAGTCGCGCTCGTCCCGCGCAGGTCTGCAGTTCCCGGTGGGGCGAGTGCACCGTCTGCTACGCAAAGGCAACTACGCCGAGCGGGTGGGGGCCGGCGCGCCTGTCTACATGGCGGCAGTCCTCGAGTACCTGACCGCCGAAATCCTGGAGCTGGCGGGCAACGCGGCCCGAGACAACAAGAAGACGCGCATCATCCCTCGTCACCTGCAGCTGGCCATCCGCAACGACGAGGAACTGAACAAGCTATTGGGCAAAGTCACCATCGCCCAGGGTGGTGTTTTGCCCAACATCCAGGCCGTTCTATTACCAAAGAAAACTGAAAGCCACAAAGCCAAAAGCAAATAA
- the LOC101282701 gene encoding histone H2B type 2-E, translating into MPEPAKSAPAPKKGSKKAVTKAQKKDGKKRKRSRKESYSIYVYKVLKQVHPDTGISSKAMGIMNSFVNDIFERIAGEASRLAHYNKRSTITSREIQTAVRLLLPGELAKHAVSEGTKAVTKYTSSK; encoded by the coding sequence ATGCCTGAACCGGCAAAATCCGCTCCCGCGCCCAAGAAGGGCTCGAAGAAAGCTGTCACCAAAGCTCAGAAAAAGGACGGCAAAAAGCGCAAGCGCAGTCGCAAGGAGAGCTATTCCATCTACGTGTACAAAGTGCTGAAACAGGTGCACCCGGATACCGGCATCTCGTCCAAGGCCATGGGCATCATGAACTCGTTCGTCAACGACATCTTTGAGCGCATCGCGGGCGAAGCGTCGCGCCTGGCGCATTACAACAAGCGCTCGACCATCACCTCCCGGGAGATCCAGACAGCCGTGCGCCTGCTGCTGCCCGGCGAGCTGGCCAAGCACGCCGTGTCCGAGGGCACCAAGGCGGTCACCAAGTACACCAGCTCCAAGTGA